From the genome of Leishmania panamensis strain MHOM/PA/94/PSC-1 chromosome 4 sequence, one region includes:
- a CDS encoding hypothetical protein (TriTrypDB/GeneDB-style sysID: LpmP.04.0860), with product MANSHENTAAAAASTAAVRPLSYVSLRSHDEKRVILPVAAAAGSRVLHGIFQGLYVMQLHQCTSPADQPTHGQGELYTAKPSGGNRSSSSSDVPSKVLNSAAVKMEDSTPVIEDEDDSEEADTNLQASDAVYRSYAAVFPSNVACVPPPPLSLPSAAHVAAEPPPCVPPLLDVPIRSLESSTLMRVAEFLVVKTTLASHPHYLHETDVFGDLDRTSEQDQLVAMQVLLGADFLNC from the coding sequence ATGGCCAACTCACACGAgaacaccgccgctgcggcggcctcaACTGCGGCTGTCAGGCCCCTTAGCTACGTCTCGCTGCGTAGCCACGATGAAAAGCGCGTTATTCTCCCtgtggccgctgcggctgggTCACGTGTCCTCCACGGCATTTTTCAAGGCTTGTACgtgatgcagctgcaccagtgcACCTCACCGGCGGACCAGCCAACGCATGGGCAAGGGGAGCTCTACACTGCGAAACCCAGCGGtggcaaccgcagcagcagcagcagcgatgtcCCCAGCAAGGTGCTTAACAGTGCTGCGGTGAAGATGGAAGATTCAACCCCTGTCATTgaagacgaggacgacagcgaagaggcCGACACCAACCTCCAGGCAAGTGACGCCGTCTATCGAAGCTACGCCGCTGTATTCCCGAGCAACGTGGCGTGTGTACCGCCCCCGCCTCTGTCCCTGCCGTCGGCGGCACACGTCGCAGCTGAGCCGCCGCCAtgtgtgccgccgctgctggacgtGCCGATTCGCTCGCTGGAGTCGAGCACGCTGATGCGCGTTGCCGAGTTTCTCGTGGTGAAGACCACGCTGGCGAGTCATCCGCACTACCTGCATGAAACCGATGTCTTCGGCGACCTTGACCGCACCTCAGAGCAAGACCAGCTCGTGGCAATGCAGGTGCTTCTGGGGGCCGACTTCCTGAACTGCTAG